NNNNNNNNNNNNNNNNNNNNNNNNNNNNNNNNNNNNNNNNNNNNNNNNNNNNNNNNNNNNNNNNNNNNNNNNNNNNNNNNNNNNNNNNNNNNNNNNNNNNNNNNNNNNNNNNNNNNNNNNNNNNNNNNNNNNNNNNNNNNNNNNNNNNNNNNNNNNNNNNNNNNNNNNNNNNNNNNNNNNNNNNNNNNNNNNNNNNNNNNNNNNNNNNNNNNNNNNNNNNNNNNNNNNNNNNNNNNNNNNNNNNNNNNNNNNNNNNNNNNNNNNNNNNNNNNNNNNNNNNNNNNNNNNNNNNNNNNNNNNNNNNNNNNNNNNNNNNNNNNNNNNNNNNNNNNNNNNNNNNNNNNNNNNNNNNNNNNNNNNNNNNNNNNNNNNNNNNNNNNNNNNNNNNNNNNNNNNNNNNNNNNNNNNNNNNNNNNNNNNNNNNNNNNNNNNNNNNNNNNNNNNNNNNNNNNNNNNNNNNNNNNNNNNNNNNNNNNNNNNNNNNNNNNNNNNNNNNNNNNNNNNNNNNNNNNNNNNNNNNNNNNNNNNNNNNNNNNNNNNNNNNNNNNNNNNNNNNNNNNNNNNNNNNNNNNNNNNNNNNNNNNNNNNNNNNNNNNNNNNNNNNNNNNNNNNNNNNNNNNNNNNNNNNNNNNNNNNNNNNNNNNNNNNNNNNNNNNNNNNNNNNNNNNNNNNNNNNNNNNNNNNNNNNNNNNNNNNNNNNNNNNNNNNNNNNNNNNNNNNNNNNNNNNNNNNNNNNNNNNNNNNNNNNNNNNNNNNNNNNNNNNNNNNNNNNNNNNNNNNNNNNNNNNNNNNNNNNNNNNNNNNNNNNNNNNNNNNNNNNNNNNNNNNNNNNNNNNNNNNNNNNNNNNNNNNNNNNNNNNNNNNNNNNNNNNNNNNNNNNNNNNNNNNNNNNNNNNNNNNNNNNNNNNNNNNNNNNNNNNNNNNNNNNNNNNNNNNNNNNNNNNNNNNNNNNNNNNNNNNNNNNNNNNNNNNNNNNNNNNNNNNNNNNNNNNNNNNNNNNNNNNNNNNNNNNNNNNNNNNNNNNNNNNNNNNNNNNNNNNNNNNNNNNNNNNNNNNNNNNNNNNNNNNNNNNNNNNNNNNNNNNNNNNNNNNNNNNNNNNNNNNNNNNNNNNNNNNNNNNNNNNNNNNNNNNNNNNNNNNNNNNNNNNNNNNNNNNNNNNNNNNNNNNNNNNNNNNNNNNNNNNNNNNNNNNNNNNNNNNNNNNNNNNNNNNNNNNNNNNNNNNNNNNNNNNNNNNNNNNNNNNNNNNNNNNNNNNNNNNNNNNNNNNNNNNNNNNNNNNNNNNNNNNNNNNNNNNNNNNNNNNNNNNNNNNNNNNNNNNNNNNNNNNNNNNNNNNNNNNNNNNNNNNNNNNNNNNNNNNNNNNNNNNNAAAGCGTCCCCCACAGAACGGACACCGGGACGGAGCAGAGCGAGTTTATTGTCGCGACAGTGGCGACACCGCGAACGGAACGTCACCGCGGCAGCAGCCACGGGGCACCGGGGTCACTCCGCTGCCGCCTCCGCCATCTCCACGTCCCCGCCGCTCTCCGCGGTCGCTTTCTCCTCCTTCGGCCTCTTCGCCTCGGTCACCGCCGCCTCCAGCGCTGGGGACACCCGGGAGGGGTCAGAGCTCCGGTGTCCCCCCGGTGACcccccccggtgtcccctccCCCGCTCACCCTTCTTGGCCGCCCCCCGCAGCCGCTTCAGCTCCTTCCGCCGCCGCTTCCCCCACAGCGGGGCCGGAACCGCCGGCACCGACACCGACCTGAGCGGagacccccgggacccccctCAGTCaccggggggacaccggggggacaccggggacagcGGCGGGGGGGCGCTCACCGCCGCTTCTGCCGCCGCCCCCTCGCCAGCTCCCGCCGCCGCTTGAAGAGCTTCTTGCGCAGCTCCTGCGGGGCGGAACGGGGACACCGGGAGCGGCCCGGGGTTACCGGAGCGCCCTCAGGAAACCCTCAGAGCCCTCCCGGGAACCGCTACCGGGACCGCCGTGAGAAGCGGGGCTCCCGGAGCTCCCTCTCCCGCCGGGACCCCCCCGAGCCCCTCCCGGGCCCCCCGGTCACCGTTCGGGGCCGGTTGATTTTGCCTCCGATCCCCATCGCGCCCCCACGCGTCCGCCGAGCGCCGCTTCCGGTTCCGCCACACTTCCGGTCGCTAAACCCCGCCCCTTTCCTCATCCCCGCGGATCTCATTGGCCCGTGAGCGCGCGGCGCTCATTCTGATTGGCTGCGATCCCAAAAGCCACGCCCATATTATAATGTTCCTTGGGACACCGCCCCTTCCGTGTTACTGTGTTTTCATTGGTTGCTGGGCGCGCGCCGCTGCTTCTGATTGGCCAAATTCTCCGAGGCCACGCCCACGGGGCTATATAAAATGCTCGCGGGGCCGAGCGCGCTCTTTCCGCGGCCGGTGAGCGCTGAGTGGGCGGctcagggatttggggtgggtttgggcCTAAAAGCGGGCGGGAGGCACCGGGAGGCTCCTCCCGTTCTTGGCGGGCCCCGGCGGTCCCGTGCCGGGGTCTGTGATGTGCGGAGGGAAAGCAGAGACCGGCGCGAAGTCTTCGGTGCCGGCGGTCGCATCCGCCGGTCCCACCCTCACACGCCGGGACAAGCCTCTGGCGCGGCCCGGGAGCTCCGCAGCGCTCGGGATCGCCGTTTCACCgccattttctgctttgcagggCTCGCTGAAGGACGGAGAACGCAACGGGACCGCGCCGGCACTGGGTGGACGATTTTGTGCTTTAAATTGTTAATAAATCGTTCTAAACCGCTTTGATCTCGTGTATTCCTTCGGGAGCGGCGCGTCCCGGGGTACGGGCGGGGATCTCCCGTCCCGTTCCCGGTGCTGATCGCGCTCCGTGGCCCCGTTCCCTACGGTCGGGGGGGGATCCGCCATGAGGCGGCGGCGTTCGGGTCCTCCCAGCAGCCGTCTCTATGGTTCCCGTGGGCCGGAGTGCATTTCCGGTCCTCCCAGCCGCCGTCTCTATGATCCTCACGTGATCCGGGTATTTCCGGTCCACCTAGACGCTCTCTATGATCTGACTGAGAAGGAGCGGGCTATTTCCGGTCCTCCAAGCCGCATCTCTATGATCTCATGTGGCCCAGAGCACTTCCGGTCCTCCCAGCCGCCGTCTCTATGATCCTCACGGGACCCGGCGGAATTTCCGGTCCTCCCAGCGCTATTCTCTATGATCCCCGTGTGCCGGAGGCTTTTTGGTCCTCCCAGCCGCCGTCTCTACTCTCCCAGCGGGCCAGAGCGGCCCCGGAAGTGGCGGGGACGGAGGCTCGATGGCGCTGGATCGGAGGTGGCCGCTGGCGCTCGCCCGCGGCGCCGTCCCGGTGgcgctggggctgctgctgtgggtggcGATGGCGGGCGGCGAGCAGGAGCGGCAGCAAACGCTGAAGGTGCGGGGAGCGGGAGGCGGCGGGGACGCGCTCGGGGAGCGGAACCGGCGGTGACCCCTCCGTTTCTCCCGGCTCGGCAG
This window of the Parus major isolate Abel unplaced genomic scaffold, Parus_major1.1 Scaffold659, whole genome shotgun sequence genome carries:
- the CUNH11orf98 gene encoding uncharacterized protein C11orf98 homolog produces the protein MRSAGMRKGAGFSDRKCGGTGSGARRTRGGAMGIGGKINRPRTELRKKLFKRRRELARGRRQKRRSVSVPAVPAPLWGKRRRKELKRLRGAAKKALEAAVTEAKRPKEEKATAESGGDVEMAEAAAE